One part of the Pecten maximus chromosome 9, xPecMax1.1, whole genome shotgun sequence genome encodes these proteins:
- the LOC117335192 gene encoding putative ankyrin repeat protein RF_0381 → MTHKTNDTLLFDAIFSGDKVKVMELVGFGLDKNSVLHCPARWEGATVLGAAACLGHIEIAQYLLEEGAPVNFTDPCTGRSALHWAIIGDQYQMAKLLIKNGADTNIVDKESITPLLRATIGRNYDLTKLLLKNGADVNRKDALQCSALHYACVHGDPTLVDLVIKGGCILNNKAVIGKGTPLASLIHHNDTESITLLIDAGYDLSNENWLKNHMSLNFNANIITQMLVQSQQNPSTLRTYCRNVIRKQMGGRNVQKKINTLNIPPVLKSCLLLQN, encoded by the exons ATGACCCATAAAACGAACGACACACTGTTGTTTGACGCCATTTTCTCTGgtgacaaggtcaaggtcatggagCTGGTGGGGTTTGGTCTGGACAAGAACTCCGTGCTGCACTGTCCTGCACGCTGGGAGGGCGCCACAGTATTGGGGGCAGCTGCATGTTTAG GTCATATCGAAATTGCCCAGTATTTACTAGAGGAAGGCGCGCCGGTGAATTTTACCGACCCATGCACGGGTCGGAGCGCTCTCCATTGGGCCATCATAGGCGATCAGTACCAAATGGCTAAATTATTGATAAAGAATGGCGCAGATACCAACATTGTTGACAAAGAGTCTATCACGCCGTTACTTCGTGCAACAATAGGAAGGAACTATGACTTGACGAAACTACTTCTTAAAAACGGAGCCGACGTTAACAGAAAAGATGCTCTGCAATGTTCCGCGTTGCATTACGCATGCGTCCACGGCGATCCGACCCTTGTTGACCTTGTAATAAAGGGAGGCTGTATTCTGAACAACAAAGCCGTTATTGGTAAAGGCACACCACTTGCGAGTCTTATACACCACAATGACACTGAGTCCATAACTTTACTGATTGACGCCGGATATGATCTTTCTAATGAAAATTGGCTTAAAAACCACATGAGCTTGAATTTTAATGCCAATATTATTACACAGATGTTGGTTCAAAGTCAACAAAATCCGTCAACACTCCGCACGTATTGTAGAAATGTGATAAGGAAACAGATGGGAGGGAGGAACGTACAGAAGAAAATAAACACTTTGAATATTCCACCAGTTTTAAAATCGTGCCTGTTGTTACAAAATTGA